The following coding sequences lie in one Peribacillus frigoritolerans genomic window:
- a CDS encoding PRC-barrel domain-containing protein, with translation MRTFSLLKGMPVFTIKGERIGTVHDLSISEMGKVTGLVVHQQALFKRAFHLKLDDISSFGPDGIVIMQQDSTFRKVPADSICLSKDELLGRMLFSEMGEELGLLQDVYFKEKMGTIIAYETTDGFFSESTVIESKQPPALGKDTIIVSVYEQ, from the coding sequence TTGCGGACGTTTTCTTTATTGAAAGGGATGCCGGTTTTTACAATCAAAGGAGAAAGAATCGGCACGGTCCACGATTTATCAATTTCTGAAATGGGTAAGGTAACAGGCTTGGTCGTTCATCAACAAGCATTGTTCAAAAGGGCTTTTCATTTAAAACTCGACGATATTTCTTCATTCGGTCCAGATGGGATCGTCATCATGCAACAGGATTCAACCTTCAGGAAGGTGCCTGCGGATTCCATTTGCCTTTCGAAGGACGAATTATTGGGACGCATGCTTTTTTCAGAAATGGGCGAAGAGCTTGGTTTACTGCAGGATGTATATTTCAAGGAGAAAATGGGCACGATTATAGCGTATGAAACAACGGATGGGTTTTTCTCGGAGTCGACAGTGATAGAATCAAAACAGCCGCCTGCATTAGGGAAGGATACCATCATTGTTTCAGTTTATGAACAGTGA
- a CDS encoding AI-2E family transporter — MSIRLKWFYRLGFLLLLFFVIYIFMKLKPMWGPFVTVCVTVLLPFLIGAFISYLLHPVVEYLNEKGMRRWLSITIIYLLFFGGIGFAVYKGIPVIVSQVRELSESVPELVEQYRGSIDKLNHQTAAWPFGIHERFEEGVTLFEDWLKRIPEKAMEYAMKMIDFIVLIALIPFIAFYILKDFTVLKKMAWYMTPKKWRKQGRAFIRDVDASLGGYIRGQIIVCVVIGLISSLLFWIVGMQYPLLLGAIIGITNVIPYFGPIIGAIPALVIAATMSVKMVLIIAVIVLVLQFLEGNILSPLIVGKSLHMHPLFIMLALLAGGEIGGIMGMVLSIPILAVLKVFVLHARVHFRKKPPLIDK, encoded by the coding sequence GTGAGTATTCGTCTAAAGTGGTTTTATCGCCTGGGTTTTTTATTGCTCTTATTTTTTGTTATCTATATCTTTATGAAACTTAAGCCCATGTGGGGACCTTTCGTTACTGTATGTGTGACGGTACTGCTGCCTTTTTTGATTGGTGCGTTCATCAGTTACTTGTTGCACCCTGTAGTGGAATATTTAAATGAGAAAGGGATGCGTCGCTGGCTTTCGATTACGATTATCTATTTATTGTTTTTTGGAGGGATTGGCTTTGCTGTTTATAAAGGCATTCCAGTGATCGTGAGCCAGGTTCGCGAGCTGTCGGAAAGCGTGCCGGAACTGGTTGAACAGTACCGGGGCAGCATTGATAAACTCAATCATCAAACGGCGGCCTGGCCGTTCGGAATTCATGAAAGATTCGAAGAAGGTGTCACCCTTTTCGAAGATTGGCTGAAGCGTATACCTGAAAAGGCGATGGAGTATGCAATGAAGATGATTGATTTCATCGTCCTGATTGCGTTGATTCCATTCATCGCATTTTATATCCTGAAAGATTTCACCGTTTTAAAAAAAATGGCATGGTATATGACGCCGAAAAAATGGCGCAAGCAGGGACGGGCATTCATTCGTGATGTGGATGCGTCGCTTGGCGGCTATATCCGCGGACAAATCATCGTCTGTGTCGTGATCGGTTTGATTTCCTCGCTGCTCTTCTGGATAGTCGGAATGCAATATCCGCTTCTATTGGGGGCGATAATCGGGATAACGAATGTCATTCCGTATTTCGGACCGATTATTGGGGCGATTCCTGCACTGGTCATTGCCGCGACAATGTCAGTTAAAATGGTGTTGATCATCGCGGTCATCGTGCTTGTACTTCAATTTCTTGAGGGAAATATCCTTTCGCCGCTTATAGTCGGTAAAAGCCTCCATATGCATCCGCTGTTCATCATGCTCGCATTATTGGCCGGGGGTGAAATAGGAGGTATCATGGGCATGGTCCTTTCGATTCCCATCTTG